A window of the Hypomesus transpacificus isolate Combined female chromosome 10, fHypTra1, whole genome shotgun sequence genome harbors these coding sequences:
- the LOC124472823 gene encoding mitogen-activated protein kinase kinase kinase 20-like: MSSLGASFVQIQHEDLRFHENCGGGSFGSVYRAHWISQDKEVAVKKLLQIETEAEILSVLSHKNIIQFYGAVLEAPNYGIVTEYASGGSLYEYLSSEQSEEMDMEQIMTWAMHIAKGIHYLHAEAPVKVIHRDLKSRNVVVTADKVLKICDFGASKFLTHTTHMTVVGTFPWMAPEVIQSLPVSETCDTYSYGVVLWEMLTREVPFKGFEGLQVAWLVVEKQERLTIPSSCPASFADLMKKCWQAEPKERPMFKQVLGTLETMSNDSRLPDQCNSFLHNKEKWRCEIESTLERLRKLERDLSSKEKELEEREQRLRLWEERLMERSNVTPFFSPIPVLPRGLGSESFFRSQSQESNCATAGLSCLIRTLSNGDRERTLDGGTERGTGSLEGGRLQAMLRGFQGALGEVEGEGGLQEKVWVEREREEEGGSMEGGRVQVVLRGFPGGLVEREERGWGERERGGGLERSGRLTTMLRGFQGGFGGEPEKEKEGGWGEVEIVEQRQEERGVEGGRLQTMLKGFTGGMGRLEDMMSLDMEDMGEMEGLKDMDINMNLGELVGVRGQGVRGQRSDLGVSQKIRGEIGVIGHSGVQVSMRSSSNQNSSTSCSVRQGSKINMAATAMDMIELGWSDDSD, encoded by the exons ATGTCGTCCCTTGGAGCGTCGTTCGTGCAGATACAGCATGAGGACCTGCGCTTCCATGAGAACTGTGGCGGAGGAAGCTTCGGCAGTGTTTACAGAGCCCACTGGATATCTCAGGACAAGGAGGTGGCTGTGAAAAAACTACTGCAGATCGAGACAGAG GCTGAGATTCTGAGTGTCCTCAGCCATAAGAACATCATTCAGTTCTATGGAGCTGTTCTGGAAGCCCCAAACTACGGCATTGTCACAG AGTATGCCAGTGGGGGTTCCCTGTATGAGTACCTATCCAGTGAGCAGAGTGAGGAGATGGACATGGAGCAGATCATGACCTGGGCCATGCACATTGCCAAAG GAATACATTACCTCCATGCAGAAGCTCCTGTCAAAGTCATTCACAGAGACCTCAAGTCACGCAACG TGGTGGTGACAGCAGACAAAGTGCTAAAG ATCTGTGACTTTGGAGCGTCTAAGTTCCTGACCCACACCACTCACATGACCGTGGTGGGCACCTTCCCCTGGATGGCCCCTGAGGTCATCCAGAGTCTCCCTGTCTCCGAGACCTGTGACACCTACTCCTATGGcgtg GTGCTGTGGGAGATGCTGACTCGAGAGGTCCCATTCAAAGGTTTTGAAGGACTGCAGGTAGCCTGGCTGGTGGTGGAGAAACAAGAG agACTGACCATTCCCAGCAGCTGTCCAGCCAGCTTTGCAGACCTCATGAAGAAATGCTGGCAGGCTGAGCCTAAG gagcGCCCGATGTTTAAGCAGGTCCTGGGGACCCTGGAGACCATGTCTAATGACAGTCGCCTGCCAGACCAGTGTAACTCCTTCCTACATAACAAGGAAAagtggag GTGTGAGATTGAGTCGACTCTGGAGAGGCTGCGTAAGCTGGAGAGAGACCTGagctccaaggagaaggagctggaggagagagagcagagactgCGTCTGTGGGAGGAGAGACTCATGGAGCGGTCCAATGTCACTCCA TTCTTCTCCCCCATACCGGTGCTGCCTCGGGGCCTGGGGTCCGAGTCGTTCTTCAGGTCCCAGTCCCAGGAGTCCAACTGTGCCACGGCAGGCCTGAGCTGCCTCATCAGGACCCTGAGCAacggagacagggagaggacccTCGACGGAGGGACCGAGAGGGGCACGGGGAGCCTGGAGGGGGGCCGGCTGCAGGCCATGCTCAGGGGGTTCCAGGGCGcgctgggggaggtggagggcgaGGGGGGGCTGCAGGAGAAAGTATgggtggagagggagcgagaggaggagggcggtagcatggagggggggagggttcaGGTGGTGCTGAGGGGCTTTCCTGGAGGACTAGtcgagagggaggagaggggatggggggagagagagaggggcggagggctggagaggagtgggaggctGACCACGATGCTCCGGGGCTTTCAGGGCGGGTTTGGAGGAGAGCcagagaaggaaaaggagggaggatggggggaagtGGAGATAGTGGagcagaggcaggaggagagaggggtggagggagggaggctccaGACCATGCTGAAGGGCTTTACGggggggatgggacggctggaAGACATGATGTCTCTGGACATGGAGGATATGGGGGAAATGGAGGGGCTAAAAGACATGGACATCAACATGAATCTGGGGGAGCTGGTAggagtcagaggtcagggggtcagaggtcagcgcAGCGACCTGGGGGTGAGCCAGAAGATCAGGGGGGAGATAGGGGTCATAGGTCACTCGGGGGTGCAGGTGAGCATGCGCTCCTCATCCAATCAGAACTCGTCTACAAGCTGCAGTGTTCGACAGGGAAGTAAAATCAACATGGCCGCCACTGCTATGGACATGATAGAGCTGGGCTGGTCTGATGACAGTGACTAG
- the LOC124472827 gene encoding rap guanine nucleotide exchange factor 4-like has product MVAVQTSPNSSPSAEWICCLDKRPAERSGDDVDIILTRLRGVKAFQRFHPSLLLQICSCAFYEYLEKGITLFRQGDIGTSWYAVLSGSLDVKVSETANHQDAVTICTLGIGTAFGESILDNTPRHATIVSRETSELLRIEQREFKNLWEKYRQCMAGLLAPPYGAMESASNNDRLTDKDSMNSDPLSIMSKTHKVPSEKLQRGGKVLRNAILSRAPHMIRDRKYHLKTYRQCCVGTELVDWLVQQSACVHTRSHAVGMWQALLEEGGLTHVDQELGFQDKYLFYRFLDDEDEDTPLPSEEEKRESEEELPETILFLAQIGPDALLRMILRKPPGQRTSDDLEIIYDELLHIKALSHLSNTVKRELASVLIFESHAKAGTVLFNQGEEGTSWYIIQKGSVNVVIYGKGVVCTLHEGDDFGKLALVTDSPRAASIVLREDNCHFLRVDKEDFNRILRDVEANTVRLKEHEQPVLVLEKSPRASTLGNIKYTVISGTPEKILEHFLETMRMDTHHSEPDPAVDDFVLMHCIFMPSSQLCALLMAHYHAVAPPGSEQERLEYAVTTKRRVLTLALRWAAAHSYLLQEDQAALTFLEELYGSVSNDSRVLRALNNFVPDLEKVIKLHSEEAKTAQKKQKMLLRQFSNGDERLAKKQPIRNQDDILLKVYCSDHTYTTIRVAVAATGREVTSAVADKLGTSDELLLVHLSSAGEKQMLKPNDVSAFSTLGINGRLFACPRDQLNALTPLPDQEGPSAGSMSSFELMSSKDLAYQMTLYDWELFSCVHEHELLYHTFGRQSFRRTTANLDLFLRRFNQVQLWVVTEVCLCGQLSKRVQLLKKFIKIAAHCREFKNLNSFFAIIMGMSNPAVSRLSQTWEKLPSKFKKFYAEFESMMDPSRNHRAYRLTVTKLEPPIIPFMPLLLKDMTFTHEGNKTFVDNMVNFEKMRIIANTIRAVRHCKSQPFNPDVCQPNKTHAEVRGYVRKLCVIDNQRTLTQLSYRLEPRRT; this is encoded by the exons gATGCGGTCACTATCTGCACCCTGGGGATTGGGACAGCGTTCGGGGAGTCCATTCTTGACAACACTCCTCGCCATGCCACCATCGTCAGCAGAGAGACCAGCGAATTACTCCGCATCGAACAGAGAGAGTTCAAGAACCTCTGGGag AAGTATCGTCAGTGTATGGCCGGCCTGCTAGCCCCTCCTTATGGAGCGATGGAGAGTGCGTCCAACAATGATC ggTTGACAGATAAGGACAGCATGAACTCTGACCCTCTCAGCATCATGTCCAAGACTCACAAG GTTCCGTCAGAGAAGCTGCAGAGAGGGGGCAAGGTTCTCCGTAACGCCATCCTCTCCAGAGCACCTCACATGATACGAGACAGGAAATACCACCTAAAGACATacag GCAGTGCTGTGTGGGTACAGAGCTGGTGGACTGGCTGGTACAGCAGAGTGCGTGTGTACACACCCGCTCCCATGCAGTGGGCATGTGGCAGGcactgctggaggagggaggactcaCCCATG TGGACCAGGAGCTGGGGTTCCAGGACAAGTACCTGTTCTACCGTTTCCTTgacgacgaggacgaggacACGCCGTTGCCTagcgaggaggagaagagggagagcgaggaggagctGCCTGAGACGATCCTCTTCCTGGCCCAGATCGGCCCTGACGCCTTGCTCCGCATGATCCTCAGGAAACC gcCTGGTCAGAGGACTTCAGATGACCTGGAGATCATCTATGATGAGCTGCTCCACATCAAGGCCCTGTCCCACCTCTCCAACACA GTGAAGAGGGAGTTGGCCAGCGTTTTGATCTTCGAATCCCACGCCAAAGCAGGCACCGTGT tATTTAACCAAGGAGAGGAGGGCACATCATGGTACATCATCCAGAAAGGTTCAGTCAATGTAGTCATCTACGGCAAG GGAGTTGTGTGTACTCTCCACGAGGGCGATGACTTTGGGAAGCTGGCGCTGGTGACAGACTCTCCTCGTGCCGCCTCCATCGTGCTCAGAGAAGACAACTGTCACTTCCTCCGAGTGGACAAGGAGGACTTCAACAGGATACTCAGG gaTGTGGAGGCCAATACTGTGCGTCTGAAAGAACATGAGCAGCCTGTGCTGGTACTGGAGAAGAGCCCTCGAGCTTCGACCCTAGGGAACATCAA GTACACTGTGATATCAGGAACCCCAGAGAAGATTCTAGAACATTTTCTGGAGACCATGAGGatggacacacaccacagtgaaCCAG accctGCGGTGGATGACTTTGTCCTCATGCACTGTATCTTCATGCCAAGCAGCCAGCTGTGCGCACTCCTCATGGCACA CTACCACGCTGTGGCGCCCCCTGGCTCTGAGCAGGAGCGGTTGGAGTACGCCGTCACCACCAAGAGACGCGTCCTCACCCTGGCTCTCCGCTGGGCCGCAGCACACTCATACCTCCTGCAGGAGGACCAGGCTGCTCTCACCTTCCTGGAG GAGTTATACGGAAGTGTGTCGAATGACTCACGGGTGCTCAGAGCTCTGAATAACTTTGTTCCCGACCTGGAGAAGGTCATTAAACTACA CTCAGAGGAGGCCAAGACCGCACAGAAGAAG CAGAAGATGCTTCTCAGACAGTTCAGTAATGGAGACGAGAGATTAGCCAAGAAACAACCTATCAGAAACCAAGAtgaca tcCTGCTGAAGGTCTACTGCAGTGACCACACCTACACCACCATCCGGGTTGCCGTGGCAGccacagggagggaggtgacTAGCGCTGTGGCCGACAAATTGGGTACCAGCGACGAGCTGCTATTGGTGCATCTCAGCTCTGCCGGTG AAAAGCAGATGCTAAAGCCCAATGATGTATCAGCGTTCTCTACCCTGGGCATCAACGGACGTCTGTTCGCCTGCCCCAGGGACCAGCTCAATGCTCTG ACCCCACTACCTGACCAGGAGGGTCCTTCGGCAGGCTCCATGTCCAGTTTTGAGCTGATGAGCTCCAAGGACCTGGCCTACCAGATGACTCTGTATGACTGGGAGCTCTTCAGCTGTGTACACGAG cacgaGCTGCTCTACCACACGTTTGGACGGCAGAGCTTCAGGAGGACCACGGCCAACCTGGACCTGTTCCTGCGCAGGTTCAACCAGGTGCAGCTGTGGGTGGTCAccgaggtgtgtctgtgtggccaGCTGAGCAAGCGGGTCCAACTGCTCAAGAAGTTCATCAAGATCGCCGCCCA cTGTCGGGAGTTTAAGAACCTGAACTCTTTCTTTGCCATCATTATGGGCATGAGCAACCCTGCGGTTAGTCGTTTGAGTCAGACCTGGGAG AAACTCCCCAGCAAGTTTAAGAAGTTCTATGCTGAGTTTGAGAGTATGATG gaCCCATCCAGAAACCACCGAGCCTACCGTCTGACTGTGACCAAACTGGAGCCGCCAATCATCCCCTtcatgcccctcctcctcaaag ACATGACTTTCACTCACGAGGGCAACAAGACATTCGTAGACAACATGGTGAACTTTGAGAAGATG CGCATCATAGCTAACACGATCAGGGCAGTAAGACATTGCAAAAGCCAGCCGTTCA acCCTGATGTGTGTCAGCCCAACAAGACCCACGCCGAGGTGCGTGGCTACGTCAGGAAGCTGTGTGTGATTGACAACCAGAGGACGCTGACGCAGCTCTCCTATAGGCTGGAGCCCCGCAGGACCTGA